In one window of Caenimonas aquaedulcis DNA:
- a CDS encoding M16 family metallopeptidase — protein MKHLLRIALCGLSLASFHWFLSPAMAQTAPVTPKVEQFKLSNGFTVIVKPDRRSPTAVHMVYVRVGAVDEVDGTSGVAHVLEHMMFKGTEKLKPGEFSRLVAALGGRENAFTQQDNTGYYQQIPAGKLEDVMRLEADRFAHMKWPDDEFKRELEVVKEERRLRTEDNPRSSMWEALNAVVFEASPYRRPVIGWMSDLDAMTPQDARDFFRQWYVPANAAVVVAGDVDPQQVRRLAEKYYGSIPARAVPPRKPRIEPDQVGARRMDFKAPADQAYIALTFKVPQLTSFESTPANDDALALTVLSAVLDGYSGARLDRALTQGADRVADSAGAGNGLWGRGPQLFTLDGVPARGKTAEQVEAALRAEVAKVAREGVSEAELTRVKTQWIASEVYKLDSVMNQARELGSYWVQGLPLDAGERLIERLRGVTAQQVQSVAARYFGDDQMTVGILRPQPLDPNRKPRTPPPGLRH, from the coding sequence ATGAAACACCTCCTGCGCATTGCTTTGTGCGGCCTTTCGCTGGCCTCGTTCCACTGGTTCCTCTCCCCCGCGATGGCGCAGACGGCGCCGGTGACGCCCAAGGTCGAGCAATTCAAGCTCAGCAATGGCTTCACGGTGATCGTGAAGCCCGACCGGCGCTCGCCCACCGCGGTGCACATGGTGTATGTGCGCGTCGGCGCGGTCGACGAGGTCGATGGCACAAGCGGCGTTGCGCACGTCCTGGAGCACATGATGTTCAAGGGCACCGAGAAGCTCAAGCCCGGTGAGTTCTCCCGCCTGGTCGCGGCGCTCGGCGGGCGCGAGAACGCCTTCACGCAGCAGGACAACACCGGCTACTACCAGCAGATCCCGGCGGGCAAGCTGGAGGACGTGATGCGGCTCGAAGCCGACCGCTTCGCGCACATGAAGTGGCCCGACGACGAGTTCAAGCGCGAGCTCGAAGTGGTGAAGGAGGAACGGCGCCTGCGCACGGAGGACAACCCGCGGTCTTCCATGTGGGAGGCGCTCAACGCCGTCGTTTTCGAAGCGTCGCCGTACCGCCGCCCCGTCATCGGCTGGATGAGCGATCTCGATGCCATGACGCCGCAGGATGCGCGGGATTTCTTCAGGCAGTGGTATGTGCCCGCGAACGCGGCCGTCGTCGTCGCCGGCGACGTCGATCCGCAGCAGGTGCGCCGTCTCGCGGAGAAATACTACGGAAGCATCCCGGCCCGGGCGGTGCCGCCGCGCAAGCCCCGCATCGAGCCGGACCAGGTGGGCGCGCGCCGGATGGACTTCAAGGCGCCTGCCGACCAGGCTTACATCGCCTTGACCTTCAAGGTGCCGCAGCTGACGTCATTCGAATCCACGCCCGCGAATGACGACGCGCTGGCTCTCACCGTGCTGTCGGCCGTGCTCGACGGTTACAGCGGCGCGCGGCTGGATCGCGCACTGACGCAAGGCGCGGACCGTGTCGCGGACAGCGCCGGCGCCGGCAATGGCCTGTGGGGCCGCGGGCCGCAGCTCTTCACGCTCGACGGCGTCCCCGCCAGGGGCAAGACCGCCGAGCAGGTGGAAGCCGCCTTGCGCGCGGAAGTCGCCAAGGTCGCGCGCGAGGGCGTGAGCGAGGCGGAACTCACGCGCGTGAAGACGCAATGGATCGCCTCCGAGGTCTACAAGCTCGATTCCGTCATGAACCAGGCGCGCGAGCTCGGCAGCTACTGGGTGCAGGGACTGCCCCTGGATGCCGGCGAGCGCCTCATCGAACGCCTGCGCGGCGTGACCGCGCAGCAGGTGCAGTCGGTGGCGGCGCGCTACTTCGGCGATGACCAGATGACCGTCGGCATCCTGCGGCCCCAGCCGCTGGACCCGAACCGCAAACCCCGCACGCCGCCGCCCGGCCTGCGCCACTGA
- a CDS encoding M16 family metallopeptidase translates to MMNSTWSWRPLRAVLATCLVVAGAQAFAAIPVQTWTQPSGAKVYLVESPAIPMLDVQIDFDAGSRRDPPDKAGLAGVAAMMSSKGITAARTPGAGPYDAALDENQLGEAWADLGAGFGASAGSDRMSFSLRSLNYPDLLPKAVQLASRQLADPAFPDAIWQRERQRLAGNLREALTKPATVAARAFATSVYGGHPYGFQTTEESIARIGVEDMRDVYRRTIEPCRAKVSIVGAVTRAQADALVTTLLSRLPGAATGQCEPLAPVAEVPALAAPLVREIPFASAQAHVLIGQPGYKRSDPDYFALLVGNYTLGGGGFVSRLTQEVREKRGLSYSVYSYFSPGLHAGAFTIGLQTRPDQTAQAVQVSRDVLARFVAEGPTAAELQAAKDNLIGGFPLLIDSNRKLLDNLANIAWNNLPLDYLDTWTRQVDKVTAADIKAAFARKLQPDRMVTVTVGAVAQRQQ, encoded by the coding sequence ATGATGAATTCAACCTGGAGCTGGCGGCCCCTTCGCGCCGTGCTCGCAACCTGCCTGGTGGTCGCGGGTGCGCAAGCATTCGCGGCGATCCCGGTGCAGACCTGGACCCAGCCGAGCGGAGCGAAGGTGTACCTGGTGGAGAGCCCCGCGATCCCGATGCTGGACGTGCAGATCGACTTCGACGCGGGTTCGCGGCGGGACCCGCCGGACAAGGCGGGCCTCGCCGGCGTCGCCGCGATGATGAGCTCCAAGGGCATCACCGCCGCGCGCACACCGGGCGCCGGCCCCTACGACGCCGCGCTCGACGAGAACCAGTTGGGCGAGGCCTGGGCCGACCTGGGCGCCGGGTTCGGGGCCAGCGCAGGATCGGACCGCATGAGCTTTTCCCTGCGCTCGCTCAACTATCCGGACCTGCTGCCCAAGGCCGTGCAGCTGGCTTCGCGGCAACTCGCGGACCCCGCCTTTCCGGACGCGATCTGGCAGCGCGAGCGGCAACGGCTGGCGGGGAACCTGCGCGAGGCCCTGACCAAGCCGGCCACCGTGGCCGCGCGCGCTTTCGCGACTTCGGTGTACGGAGGCCATCCCTACGGCTTCCAGACCACCGAGGAATCGATCGCACGCATCGGCGTCGAGGACATGCGCGATGTGTACCGGCGCACCATCGAGCCGTGCCGCGCGAAGGTCAGCATCGTGGGCGCGGTGACTCGCGCCCAGGCGGACGCGCTGGTGACGACGCTGCTGTCCCGGCTGCCGGGCGCGGCCACCGGACAGTGCGAGCCGCTGGCGCCCGTGGCCGAAGTACCCGCCCTCGCGGCGCCGCTGGTGCGGGAGATTCCCTTCGCCTCGGCGCAAGCCCATGTCCTGATCGGCCAGCCCGGCTACAAGCGCAGCGACCCCGACTACTTCGCGCTGCTGGTGGGCAACTACACACTGGGCGGCGGCGGTTTCGTCTCGCGCCTTACGCAGGAAGTTCGCGAGAAGCGCGGGCTGAGCTATAGCGTGTACAGCTATTTCTCACCGGGTCTTCATGCCGGCGCATTCACGATCGGCCTGCAGACGCGGCCGGACCAGACGGCGCAGGCGGTGCAGGTGTCCCGCGACGTGCTCGCCCGCTTCGTCGCCGAGGGCCCCACGGCGGCGGAGCTCCAGGCGGCGAAGGACAACCTGATCGGCGGCTTTCCGCTCCTCATCGACAGCAACCGCAAGCTGCTGGACAACCTGGCGAACATCGCATGGAACAACCTGCCGCTCGACTACCTCGACACCTGGACGCGCCAGGTGGACAAGGTGACGGCCGCCGACATCAAGGCCGCCTTCGCCCGCAAGCTGCAGCCTGACCGCATGGTCACCGTCACGGTGGGCGCCGTCGCGCAGCGCCAACAGTAA
- the rsmD gene encoding 16S rRNA (guanine(966)-N(2))-methyltransferase RsmD produces MKRPAPPSTARAPHEVRIIGGQWRRTRLAVADLPGLRPTPDRVRETLFNWLGQDLTGWRCVDAFAGTGALGFEAASRGAAQVLLVEQEPRLVSQLRATADKLRAIGVEVKRANALTVLAGLAPGATDLIFLDPPFDAKLFDKALAAAAPALRAEGFIYLEAPAAWSDEALAPFGLAAWRHLKAGAVHAHLLRRAA; encoded by the coding sequence ATGAAGCGCCCCGCCCCCCCGTCCACCGCCCGTGCGCCGCACGAAGTCCGCATCATCGGGGGCCAGTGGAGGCGCACCCGGCTCGCCGTCGCGGACCTTCCGGGTTTGCGCCCCACGCCGGACCGTGTTCGCGAGACGCTTTTCAACTGGCTGGGCCAGGACCTGACAGGCTGGCGGTGCGTCGACGCTTTCGCCGGCACCGGGGCCTTGGGCTTCGAGGCGGCTTCCCGGGGCGCGGCGCAGGTGCTGCTCGTCGAGCAGGAGCCCCGCCTCGTCTCCCAGCTTCGCGCCACGGCCGACAAGCTGCGGGCGATCGGGGTGGAGGTGAAACGGGCGAATGCGTTGACGGTGCTCGCAGGCCTGGCGCCCGGGGCCACGGACCTCATCTTCCTGGACCCGCCGTTCGACGCGAAGCTCTTCGACAAGGCGCTGGCGGCCGCGGCGCCGGCGCTCAGGGCAGAGGGCTTCATCTACCTCGAAGCTCCCGCGGCGTGGAGCGACGAAGCGCTCGCACCTTTCGGACTCGCTGCGTGGCGCCACCTGAAGGCCGGCGCGGTCCATGCGCACCTGCTGCGCCGGGCTGCATAA
- the coaD gene encoding pantetheine-phosphate adenylyltransferase: MPVIAVYPGTFDPMTLGHEDVVRRAIQLFDQVIVAVAAGHHKKAMFTLQERIEMAKVVTAPYPQVTVESFSGLLRDFVVARGGKAMVRGLRAVTDFDYEFQLAGMNRSLMPEVETVFLTPSDKYQFISSTFVREIAVLGGEVDKFVSPTVQQRLMEKVRSLGRE; this comes from the coding sequence ATGCCCGTGATCGCCGTGTATCCCGGAACATTCGATCCCATGACCCTAGGTCACGAAGACGTCGTGCGCCGGGCCATTCAGCTTTTCGACCAGGTCATCGTGGCCGTGGCCGCCGGCCACCACAAGAAGGCGATGTTCACGCTTCAGGAGCGCATCGAGATGGCCAAGGTGGTGACAGCCCCTTATCCGCAGGTCACGGTGGAGAGCTTTTCGGGCCTGCTGCGGGACTTCGTCGTTGCGCGCGGCGGCAAGGCGATGGTGCGCGGCCTGCGAGCCGTCACCGACTTCGACTATGAATTCCAACTCGCGGGCATGAACCGCAGCCTGATGCCGGAAGTGGAGACCGTGTTCCTCACGCCCAGCGACAAATACCAGTTCATCAGCAGCACTTTCGTCCGCGAGATCGCGGTGCTGGGCGGCGAGGTCGACAAATTCGTCTCGCCCACCGTCCAGCAGCGCCTCATGGAGAAGGTGCGGAGTCTCGGACGCGAGTGA
- a CDS encoding alpha/beta fold hydrolase: MTQLVLIPGLAGDATMWRAQIAGLHDWRPVVTDVQMHHTSIESMASGLLAAHAGPLMLCGASMGGMIAMEAARQAPQRVAGLALLGTSARPESPDMRKLRETACELFAQGRAAEVIEPNVRFAFHPDQAADPELTSTYVEFVLRAGAEQLIRQNRAVMARPDARPHLPAVRCPTLVMCGDRDQLTPPENSHEIATLVPGARLVQVSRCGHMLTMEKPDEVNAALRGWLTRVRDSAPSP; encoded by the coding sequence ATGACGCAGCTGGTCCTCATTCCCGGGCTCGCGGGGGATGCCACCATGTGGCGCGCGCAAATCGCGGGACTGCACGACTGGCGGCCCGTCGTCACCGACGTGCAGATGCATCACACCAGCATCGAATCCATGGCATCGGGCTTGCTCGCCGCGCACGCCGGGCCGCTGATGCTCTGCGGCGCCTCGATGGGCGGGATGATCGCGATGGAGGCCGCGCGCCAGGCGCCGCAGCGCGTCGCGGGCCTGGCGCTGCTCGGGACATCGGCGCGGCCCGAGTCGCCCGACATGCGCAAGCTGCGCGAGACGGCGTGCGAGTTGTTCGCGCAGGGCCGCGCGGCGGAAGTGATCGAGCCCAACGTGAGGTTCGCCTTCCATCCCGACCAGGCGGCCGATCCGGAACTCACGTCCACTTATGTGGAATTCGTCCTGCGCGCAGGCGCCGAGCAGCTGATCCGCCAGAACCGCGCGGTGATGGCCCGGCCCGATGCGCGGCCCCACCTGCCCGCCGTGCGTTGCCCGACGCTGGTGATGTGCGGCGACAGGGACCAGCTCACGCCGCCCGAGAACTCGCATGAGATCGCGACCCTGGTCCCCGGCGCCCGGCTGGTGCAGGTGAGCCGTTGCGGCCACATGCTCACGATGGAAAAACCCGACGAGGTGAACGCGGCGCTGCGCGGCTGGCTCACTCGCGTCCGAGACTCCGCACCTTCTCCATGA
- a CDS encoding tetratricopeptide repeat protein, with the protein MWTDGLGNEVTLDDPGSLQALDDFVMGFIASEARAVNVLAAAGKDTAPLVQAYAAAVHMFAETGDAPSNARPFLDRALANMARGTAREQRFVRAVQAWVEGDIPKAVSLHEEQVREHPRDLASLKLGHYHLFNRGDSPGMLRMVLPASRAAADVPYFHGMLAFAHEQCHELDQAETAARRAISMQGKEPWAHHALAHVMLTQGRNEEGHAFMQDVSGTWTGLNSFMLTHNWWHQALFAIELGRHEEALGLYDRRVWGVAKDYSQDQINAVSLLARLELAGVDVGARWDDVADHLVARETDHVLPFLDMQYLYGLARAGRPHADALMRGIEDRAGRTPAHARAAWQDVCVPAARGLLAHARGDYLRAATELGKAMPRLPEIGGSHAQRDLFARVQRDALRRSGAVI; encoded by the coding sequence ATGTGGACTGACGGGCTCGGCAACGAAGTCACCCTCGACGATCCCGGCAGCCTGCAGGCGCTGGACGATTTCGTCATGGGCTTCATCGCGAGCGAGGCTCGCGCGGTCAATGTCCTGGCCGCGGCCGGGAAAGACACAGCGCCGCTGGTCCAGGCATACGCGGCGGCCGTGCACATGTTCGCCGAGACGGGCGATGCGCCGTCCAACGCGCGGCCCTTCCTCGACCGCGCACTCGCCAACATGGCGCGCGGGACGGCGCGGGAACAACGGTTCGTGCGCGCCGTGCAGGCCTGGGTGGAGGGCGATATCCCCAAAGCCGTGTCGCTGCACGAAGAACAGGTACGCGAGCACCCGCGCGACCTCGCGTCACTCAAGCTCGGGCACTACCACCTGTTCAATCGCGGCGACTCCCCCGGCATGCTGCGGATGGTGCTCCCCGCGTCGCGCGCGGCCGCCGACGTGCCCTATTTCCACGGGATGCTGGCGTTCGCGCACGAGCAATGCCACGAGCTCGACCAGGCGGAAACCGCGGCGCGGCGGGCCATCTCCATGCAGGGCAAGGAACCATGGGCGCATCACGCGCTGGCGCATGTGATGCTCACGCAAGGCCGCAACGAGGAAGGCCATGCGTTCATGCAGGACGTGAGCGGCACCTGGACGGGCCTGAACTCCTTCATGCTCACGCACAACTGGTGGCACCAGGCGCTGTTCGCGATCGAGCTGGGGCGGCACGAGGAAGCGCTCGGGCTGTACGACCGGCGGGTGTGGGGTGTCGCGAAGGACTATTCGCAGGACCAGATCAACGCGGTCTCGCTCCTGGCGCGGCTCGAACTCGCTGGCGTCGATGTCGGCGCGCGCTGGGACGACGTCGCGGACCATCTCGTGGCGCGCGAAACCGATCACGTGCTCCCCTTCCTGGACATGCAGTACCTCTACGGCCTCGCGCGCGCAGGGAGGCCGCACGCCGATGCCTTGATGCGGGGCATCGAGGACCGTGCCGGGCGCACGCCGGCCCATGCACGGGCGGCGTGGCAGGACGTCTGCGTTCCGGCGGCGCGCGGCCTTCTCGCGCACGCGCGCGGCGACTACCTGCGCGCCGCGACCGAACTGGGAAAGGCGATGCCGCGATTGCCCGAAATCGGTGGCAGCCATGCGCAACGCGACCTGTTCGCCCGCGTCCAGCGCGATGCGTTGCGCCGCAGCGGCGCCGTCATATGA
- a CDS encoding amidase, with translation MSEQYPHALHELSAPALIHAFRQGELSPVEVTQSVLGHIERWEHHLHALYLLRPELALEQARASEKRWKQGTPLGPLDGVPLTIKDNIATQGDPLPLGTAAVELTPMLADAPPAARIREAGGVMVAKTTMPDYGMLSSGLSSFHKLARNPWNLACTPGGSSSGAGAAAAAGYGPLHIGTDIGGSLRLPAGWCGIFTLKPSLGRIPIDPPYTGRAAGPMTRTVEDAAWFMQVLARPDPRDSMSLPEQDIAWREFDRGVDKLKGLRIGLLLEAGCGLAVEPEIRAAVEQAARLMERAGAVVLPMQPFMTQAMLDGMDHFWRMRSHVDMKALSPASKARVLPYIRQWADSAEGMSGEAVFKAASQFHATRVAAVTACNPFDYVISPTSPVPAFAAELASPTNDPLRPLEHIGFTVPFNMSEQPAASINCGYTRSGLPIGLQIAGRRFDDLGVLQVSRAFELIRDAQRPWPQPPSEALHHVD, from the coding sequence ATGTCCGAGCAGTACCCGCATGCATTGCATGAGCTCTCCGCGCCCGCGCTGATCCACGCCTTCCGGCAGGGCGAGCTGTCGCCGGTGGAGGTGACCCAGTCCGTGCTGGGCCACATCGAGCGCTGGGAGCACCACCTCCACGCGCTGTACCTGCTGCGCCCCGAGCTCGCGCTCGAGCAGGCGCGGGCCAGCGAAAAGCGCTGGAAGCAGGGCACGCCCCTCGGCCCGCTGGATGGCGTCCCCCTCACCATCAAGGACAACATCGCCACCCAGGGCGACCCGCTGCCCCTGGGCACCGCGGCCGTGGAGCTCACGCCGATGCTTGCGGACGCACCGCCCGCGGCGCGCATCCGCGAAGCCGGCGGCGTCATGGTCGCCAAGACCACGATGCCCGACTACGGCATGCTGTCCTCCGGCCTGTCGAGCTTCCACAAGCTGGCGCGCAACCCCTGGAACCTGGCCTGCACGCCGGGCGGCTCCAGCTCGGGTGCGGGTGCGGCCGCCGCGGCGGGCTACGGCCCGCTGCACATCGGCACGGACATCGGCGGGTCGTTGCGCCTGCCCGCGGGGTGGTGCGGGATCTTCACGCTCAAGCCCAGCCTCGGCCGCATCCCGATCGATCCGCCCTATACCGGGCGCGCCGCGGGTCCGATGACGCGCACCGTGGAGGATGCCGCGTGGTTCATGCAGGTGCTGGCACGTCCCGATCCGCGCGACAGCATGAGCCTGCCCGAGCAGGACATCGCGTGGCGCGAGTTCGACCGCGGCGTGGACAAGCTCAAGGGCCTGCGCATAGGCCTGCTCCTGGAAGCCGGGTGCGGCCTGGCGGTGGAGCCGGAGATCCGCGCGGCGGTGGAGCAGGCGGCTCGCCTGATGGAGCGCGCGGGCGCGGTGGTCTTGCCGATGCAGCCCTTCATGACGCAGGCCATGCTCGATGGCATGGATCACTTCTGGCGCATGCGCTCGCATGTGGACATGAAAGCGCTGTCACCCGCCAGCAAGGCGCGCGTGCTGCCCTACATCCGGCAATGGGCCGACAGCGCCGAAGGCATGAGCGGCGAAGCGGTCTTCAAGGCGGCGAGCCAGTTCCATGCGACGCGCGTCGCCGCCGTGACGGCGTGCAACCCGTTCGATTACGTGATCTCGCCGACGTCGCCGGTGCCCGCCTTCGCCGCCGAACTGGCCTCCCCCACCAACGACCCCCTGCGCCCGCTCGAGCACATCGGCTTCACCGTGCCGTTCAACATGTCCGAGCAGCCCGCGGCGTCCATCAATTGCGGCTACACGCGGTCGGGACTGCCGATCGGCCTGCAGATCGCGGGGCGCCGCTTCGACGACCTGGGTGTGCTGCAGGTCTCCCGCGCCTTCGAGCTGATTCGCGATGCGCAGCGGCCCTGGCCGCAACCGCCTTCCGAAGCGCTCCATCATGTGGACTGA
- a CDS encoding ABC transporter substrate-binding protein, giving the protein MLKRRTVLSHSATLAALASVPLAVSQSAMAQGRKDSMTLGMGLEPTGLDPTAGAASAIAEVTQYNVYETLTKINSDGTVTPLLAESWEVSPDLRTYTFKLRKGVKFQNGEPFNAQAVKFSFTRAGGEKSTNKDKRTFASMEAVQAVDDYTVVVINKELDPDFLFLMGQATAIIVEPKSADTNATKPVGTGPYMLESWARGSSVTLAKWDGYRNASAIKLKKVTFRFISDPAAQVAALLAGDLDAFPRVTARGISQFKENPKYQVVIAGSRAKTILAINNKKKPLDDVRVRRAISMAIDRKAVIQGAAEGYGAPIGSHYVPGAFGYVDTTAVNGYNPEKAKALLKEAGVTTPLELTITLPPPPYARQGGEVIASQLAKVGITAKLQNVEWAQWLSNTYGGAHNYDMTIISHVEPFDLGNFDKPDYYWNYSSPKFKDLYNKYKTSPRAADRAKLVGDIQRLLADDCVHAFLYQPQWVTIANKGVKGLWKDMPVFVNDLGAMSWA; this is encoded by the coding sequence ATGTTGAAGCGCCGTACCGTTCTCTCGCATTCCGCCACCCTCGCCGCGCTGGCGAGCGTGCCGCTGGCCGTCTCCCAAAGCGCCATGGCGCAGGGACGCAAGGACTCGATGACGCTGGGGATGGGCCTCGAGCCGACGGGCCTGGACCCGACGGCAGGCGCCGCCTCGGCGATCGCCGAGGTGACGCAGTACAACGTCTACGAAACGCTGACGAAGATCAATTCGGACGGCACCGTGACGCCGCTCCTGGCCGAAAGCTGGGAGGTTTCGCCCGACCTGCGCACCTACACCTTCAAGCTGCGCAAGGGCGTGAAGTTCCAGAACGGCGAACCCTTCAACGCGCAGGCGGTGAAGTTCTCCTTCACGCGTGCCGGCGGGGAGAAGAGCACGAACAAGGACAAGCGCACCTTCGCCAGCATGGAGGCGGTACAGGCCGTCGACGACTACACCGTCGTCGTGATCAACAAGGAACTCGACCCCGACTTCCTGTTCCTGATGGGCCAGGCCACCGCGATCATCGTGGAGCCCAAGAGCGCGGACACCAACGCGACCAAGCCAGTGGGCACAGGCCCCTATATGCTCGAGAGCTGGGCCAGGGGCTCCTCGGTGACCCTCGCCAAGTGGGACGGCTACCGCAACGCCTCCGCGATCAAGCTGAAGAAGGTCACCTTCCGCTTCATCTCCGACCCGGCGGCGCAGGTGGCCGCGCTGCTCGCAGGCGACCTCGACGCGTTCCCGCGCGTGACGGCACGCGGCATCTCACAGTTCAAGGAGAACCCGAAGTACCAGGTGGTGATCGCGGGTTCGCGCGCCAAGACCATCCTCGCGATCAACAACAAGAAAAAGCCGCTGGACGACGTCCGTGTGCGCCGCGCGATCTCCATGGCCATCGACCGCAAGGCGGTGATCCAGGGCGCCGCGGAAGGCTACGGCGCGCCGATCGGCAGCCACTACGTGCCCGGCGCCTTCGGCTATGTCGACACCACCGCGGTGAACGGCTACAACCCCGAGAAGGCAAAGGCGCTGCTGAAGGAAGCCGGCGTCACGACGCCGCTGGAACTCACCATCACGCTGCCCCCGCCGCCGTATGCGCGCCAGGGCGGCGAGGTGATCGCCTCGCAACTGGCGAAGGTCGGGATCACGGCCAAGCTGCAGAACGTGGAATGGGCGCAGTGGCTTTCCAATACGTACGGCGGCGCGCACAACTACGACATGACGATCATCTCGCACGTCGAGCCTTTCGACCTCGGCAATTTCGACAAGCCGGACTACTACTGGAACTACAGCTCGCCGAAGTTCAAGGACCTGTACAACAAGTACAAGACTTCGCCCCGCGCGGCGGACCGCGCCAAGCTGGTCGGCGACATCCAGCGCCTGCTCGCCGACGACTGCGTCCACGCATTCCTGTACCAGCCGCAATGGGTCACCATCGCGAACAAGGGCGTGAAGGGCCTGTGGAAGGACATGCCCGTCTTCGTGAACGACCTCGGCGCCATGTCCTGGGCCTGA
- a CDS encoding ATP-binding cassette domain-containing protein, whose protein sequence is MTAPLLEVANLVREYTMPREKLFEPPPKVHALNGVSFTIEAGRSLGIVGESGSGKSTLARLVMALDAPTRGTVKLLGRDLQALPKEELRLARRDIQMVFQDPYGSLDPRQTIERIVTEPLAAQRGTSRDDMHRLARETLESVGLRANDLGKYPHEFSGGQRQRIAIARALITRPRLIVADEPVSALDVSVQAQVLNLMQDLQAQFGVTYMLISHDLAVVHHLCEDVAVLWQGRIVEQGPPERLFSAAEHPYTRALLDAVPRAEPTARPRRAGDPQNPLATPDPSRG, encoded by the coding sequence ATGACAGCGCCTCTACTGGAAGTCGCAAATCTCGTGCGTGAGTACACCATGCCGCGCGAGAAGCTGTTCGAGCCGCCGCCCAAGGTTCACGCCCTCAACGGGGTGAGCTTCACGATAGAGGCGGGGCGCAGCCTGGGCATCGTCGGCGAATCGGGGTCGGGCAAGTCCACGCTCGCACGCCTGGTGATGGCGCTGGATGCGCCGACCCGCGGCACGGTGAAGCTGCTCGGGCGGGACCTGCAAGCGTTGCCCAAGGAAGAATTGCGCCTGGCCCGGCGCGACATCCAGATGGTCTTCCAGGACCCGTACGGCTCGCTCGATCCGCGCCAGACCATTGAGCGCATCGTCACGGAACCGCTCGCGGCGCAGCGCGGCACGTCGCGAGACGACATGCATCGCCTGGCTCGCGAGACGCTCGAATCGGTGGGCCTGCGCGCCAACGACCTCGGCAAGTACCCGCATGAATTCTCCGGGGGCCAGCGCCAGCGCATCGCGATCGCCCGCGCGCTCATCACGCGCCCGCGGTTGATCGTCGCCGACGAGCCGGTGAGCGCGCTGGACGTCTCCGTCCAGGCGCAGGTGCTCAACCTGATGCAGGACCTGCAGGCGCAGTTCGGCGTCACCTATATGCTGATCAGCCATGACCTCGCCGTGGTCCACCACCTGTGCGAAGACGTCGCGGTGCTGTGGCAGGGCAGGATCGTCGAGCAAGGCCCGCCCGAGCGGCTGTTCAGCGCCGCGGAACATCCCTACACCCGTGCCCTCCTCGACGCGGTGCCGAGAGCGGAGCCCACGGCGCGGCCACGGCGGGCGGGCGACCCGCAAAACCCCCTTGCCACGCCGGACCCATCTCGGGGATGA
- a CDS encoding ABC transporter ATP-binding protein: protein MSLLEVRNLHVKLRTHRGPAYAVRDVSFSLERGETLGLVGESGCGKSITVMALMGLLPEGAEVTGSIRFDGEELVGKSDAALCAIRGDRIGMIFQEPMTALNPVHSIGRQVAEPLRLHRGMSADAARKEAISLLDRVGIPDAARRIDAYPHQFSGGQRQRITIAMALACGPQLLIADEPTTALDVTIQRQILELIADLVAERGMALMLISHDLGVIAQNVERMMVMYGGSVVESGDTESVFRHRAHPYTLGLFAARPGLRSVKGQRLMTIAGTVPELADLPAGCPFAGRCAFTIPECHVTAPPPVEIEARHEARCIRLQDVARAALTPTLSQGEREEQP, encoded by the coding sequence ATGTCCCTGCTCGAAGTACGCAACCTCCACGTCAAGCTGCGGACGCACCGTGGCCCGGCCTATGCCGTGCGCGACGTGAGCTTCAGCCTCGAGCGCGGGGAAACGCTGGGCCTCGTGGGCGAATCGGGATGCGGCAAGTCGATCACCGTGATGGCGCTGATGGGCCTCCTGCCCGAAGGCGCGGAAGTCACCGGCAGCATCCGCTTCGACGGCGAGGAACTCGTGGGCAAGAGCGACGCCGCCCTCTGCGCGATCCGCGGCGATCGCATCGGCATGATCTTCCAGGAGCCGATGACGGCGCTCAATCCCGTTCACAGCATCGGCCGCCAAGTGGCCGAGCCGCTGCGCCTGCATCGCGGAATGTCGGCCGATGCTGCGCGCAAGGAAGCGATCTCGCTGCTCGACCGCGTGGGCATCCCGGACGCCGCGCGGCGCATCGATGCCTATCCGCACCAGTTCTCCGGCGGCCAGCGCCAGCGCATCACGATCGCGATGGCGCTCGCCTGCGGCCCGCAGCTCTTGATCGCCGACGAACCCACCACCGCCCTCGACGTGACGATCCAGCGGCAGATCCTCGAGCTGATCGCCGACCTCGTCGCCGAGCGCGGGATGGCACTGATGCTCATCTCGCACGACCTCGGCGTCATCGCGCAGAACGTCGAACGCATGATGGTGATGTATGGCGGCAGTGTCGTGGAAAGCGGCGACACGGAGTCGGTGTTCAGGCACCGCGCACACCCGTACACGCTGGGCCTGTTCGCGGCCCGCCCCGGGTTGCGCTCCGTCAAGGGGCAGCGGCTGATGACGATCGCGGGGACGGTGCCCGAACTGGCGGACCTGCCGGCGGGCTGCCCGTTCGCGGGGCGGTGTGCGTTCACGATCCCCGAGTGTCATGTCACCGCGCCACCGCCTGTCGAAATCGAAGCGAGGCATGAGGCTCGCTGCATCAGGCTGCAAGACGTGGCGCGCGCTGCCCTCACCCCAACCCTCTCCCAGGGGGAGAGGGAGGAGCAGCCATGA